The following is a genomic window from Nitrosomonas communis.
CTAAATCAGCTGCTACTATTGTAGTTACACTCTGCGGGAGTCTGGATTCAGCAGAAAATGGAACAATAGCAATAGGAATTCTAGTTGCACCACCACCAAATATTTCGATATTAAGTGCTGCATTTAGCGGTACATACACCATCGATAAAAATAAAGTAAGTGCATACAAGGAAGCACGATGTAAATAATTTTGCATAGCAGCAACTCTCAAAAAAATTGCGTTTTGTAAAAATCAAAGCGATTCACGATAATGTACGGTAAGATTAAAATCACGAAATTCTCTGAATAACGTTACATCCGGCGGTATAGGTAAGGGTGTGGATAAAAAGATAGCTCTTTCTACTGCTTCATCAAATGCGGCATAACCACTGGTTCTGCGCAACACTACGTTCAATACTTCCCCTCCCGGTAACAGCGTCACTCTGTACTCAACAACCGGATTGCCGGGCAAATTAGGCGGCATGACAATACGACTTCTGATTTTTGCCTGAATCATTGCCTTATATCTAGCTATTTCATCCATTTGTCTGGTTTTCTCCGCGGCAGCTTTTTGTGCAGCGGCCTCTTGCTCACGTTGTTGTTGCCGCTTGATTTCTTCAGCCTGTTGCTGTTCCTTAAGCTGTTGATCTTTCTCCAGATCGGATCTTCTCGTTGTTTCTTTGGTTATTTCCTTAGCAACCTCTGATTGGGTTATCTTCTCCTTGATTGGTTCAGCCTTAGGAGGGATCTCTTTAACTGGCTCAGGTTGCTTTGTGGCTTCCTTCATAGGCTGAGGCTTTACCGTTTTTTCCTTGATCTCAGTAGCCGGTTTTGGGGATGGCGATGACGCATCTGCCTTGATTAACTCAGGTTTAGGAGTTTCTTTAATTGGCTCAGGCTGCTTTGCGGCTTGCTTCGTAGGTTGAGGTTTTACCGTTTTTTCCTTGATCTCAATAGCCGGTTTTTGGGACGGCGGCGGCGCATCTGCCTTGATTGGCTCAGGTTTAGGAGAGGGCTCTTTAACTGGCTCAGCCTGCTTTGTAGCTTCCTTCATAGGCTGAGGTTTTACCGTTTTTTCCTTGATCTCAGCAGTCGGTTTTGGGGATGGCGACGGAACATCTGCCTTGACTGATTCAGATTTAGGCAGCGTCTCTTTAACTGGCTCAGGTTTCGCTTTGATGAGTGGTTGCCGCACAGGTTCAGTTCGCGGTGGTGTTACTCTAGCAGGCGCAGGTTTAATCGGCTGTGGCAAGTCACTCCACAAGTCAACAATCATCGTTTCAGGTGGATCATTTTTCCAGCTTAAGCCAAAAACCATAAATGCAAAAAAAATAATATGTACTAGCAAAGCTAGTACAGCAGCCCGTAATAATCCAGGTTCTGTATAGGAAGCATCCCGCCAAGCTGTCACATTCATCGTTACTTGCGATCTTATCTGGGTTTTGTGAGCAGCCCAACCTTATTAACTTGTTCTTGTTGTAATATATCCATGACATTGATCACTTCTTCATAGCGAACATTTTTATCGGCTGCAATCACGACAGGTTGTTCAGTATTCTGTGCCTGTCTATTTTTGATTGCCTTTACAAGTTCGCTACGGCTCATTTTCTGCTCGCTTCCTATTTTACTACGATCACGTAATGTCAAATTGCCATCGGCTGCAATAATCACTTCCAAAGGTTCAACAGGGGCTGTTGAAGATTTGCCGATTTGAGGAAGTTCAATTTGGCCAGGATGAATAAGCGGTGCTGTGATCATGAAAATAACCAATAACACCAGCATCACATCAATATACGGCACAACATTGATTTCGTTCATTAGACGACGTTTAGTACGACGATTAATCATGTGATGGCTATCATCCTCTTATAATTTTGCTGCTCGTCGCTGCAACACATTAGATAGTTCTTCCATAAAACTCTCATAGCGTGTGGCTAATTGGCTGGTATCACTTGCATAACGATTATAGGCAATAACCGCTGGAATTGCTGCAAACAAACCCATTGCCGTTGCTATTAGCGCTTCTGCAATACCTGGTGCAACATGCGCAATGGTCGCTTGGGTTAAATTGGATAATTCACGAAATGAATTCATAATACCCCAGACCGTACCAAACAAACCAACATAAGGGCTTACTGATCCCACAGTCGCTAAGAAAGAAAGATGGGATTCCAATCTGTCCATTTCACGTTGATAGGCAGCAC
Proteins encoded in this region:
- a CDS encoding cell envelope integrity protein TolA: MNVTAWRDASYTEPGLLRAAVLALLVHIIFFAFMVFGLSWKNDPPETMIVDLWSDLPQPIKPAPARVTPPRTEPVRQPLIKAKPEPVKETLPKSESVKADVPSPSPKPTAEIKEKTVKPQPMKEATKQAEPVKEPSPKPEPIKADAPPPSQKPAIEIKEKTVKPQPTKQAAKQPEPIKETPKPELIKADASSPSPKPATEIKEKTVKPQPMKEATKQPEPVKEIPPKAEPIKEKITQSEVAKEITKETTRRSDLEKDQQLKEQQQAEEIKRQQQREQEAAAQKAAAEKTRQMDEIARYKAMIQAKIRSRIVMPPNLPGNPVVEYRVTLLPGGEVLNVVLRRTSGYAAFDEAVERAIFLSTPLPIPPDVTLFREFRDFNLTVHYRESL
- the tolR gene encoding protein TolR, producing the protein MINRRTKRRLMNEINVVPYIDVMLVLLVIFMITAPLIHPGQIELPQIGKSSTAPVEPLEVIIAADGNLTLRDRSKIGSEQKMSRSELVKAIKNRQAQNTEQPVVIAADKNVRYEEVINVMDILQQEQVNKVGLLTKPR